The Vitis riparia cultivar Riparia Gloire de Montpellier isolate 1030 chromosome 3, EGFV_Vit.rip_1.0, whole genome shotgun sequence genome includes a region encoding these proteins:
- the LOC117911549 gene encoding LOW QUALITY PROTEIN: SEC1 family transport protein SLY1-like (The sequence of the model RefSeq protein was modified relative to this genomic sequence to represent the inferred CDS: inserted 1 base in 1 codon), whose product MALNLRQKQTECITRMLNLNQPVNSTGTANEEVYKILIYDKYCQNMLSPLIHVKDLRKHGVTLYFLIDKDRKPVHDVPAVYFVQPNQSNIQRIVNDASHSLYDSFHLNFSSSIPRPLLEDLASGMLNSDSINRISKVHDQYLEFVTLEENLFSLAQKSSYVQLNDPSAGDREIEEIIEKIVSGLFCVLATLAVVPIIRCPXGGPAEMVASALDQRMRDHLLSKNNLFSEGGNFASSFQRPILCIFDRTFELSVGIQHDFRYRPLVHDVLGLKLNRLSVPGEKGGMRSYELDSFDPFWVANGSLEFPEVAIEIETQLNKYKKDVDEVNRRTGGNAEEFDGQDLIGNTKHLMNAVNSLPELTERKQVIDKHTNIATVLLGEIKERSLDSYAKKEYDMMVRGGIDRNELLSVLKGKGTKMDKLRFAIMFLISTESIPQSEVEMVEAALRESEVDTSAFQYVKKIKSLNVSLASANSASRSNIVDWAEKLYGQSISAVTAGVKNLLSNDRQLALTRTVDALMEGRPNPEIDSYVLYDPRAPKSSSGASHLKGPFKEAIVFMIGGGNYVEYGSLQELALRQQPVKHVIYGTTEILTGAEFVEQLSLLGQKMGLGSSSAPPTH is encoded by the exons ATGGCGCTCAATCTTCGTCAGAAACAGACTG AATGCATAACTCGAATGTTGAATCTGAATCAACCGGTGAACTCAACTGGAACGGCAAATGAAGAAGTTTACAAGATTTTAATATATGACAAGTATTGCCAAAACATGCTCTCTCCTTTAATTCATGTGAAAGATCTTCGTAAACACGGTGTAACCCTATATTTCCTCATTGATAAAGATCGAAAACCTGTACATGATGTACCTGCCGTCTACTTTGTCCAACCCAATCAGTCCAACATTCAGCGAATTGTTAATGATGCCTCTCACTCACTCTATGATAGCTTCCACCTCAATTTCTCTTCATCAATCCCTCGACCGCTTCTTGAGGATCTTGCATCTGGAATGTTGAATTCAGATTCAATTAATCGAATTTCTAAGGTGCATGATCAGTATTTGGAGTTTGTCACATTGGAAGAGAATTTGTTTTCGTTGGCACAGAAATCGAGCTATGTTCAGTTGAATGATCCCTCAGCAGGGGACCGAGAAATTGAGGAGATAATCGAAAAGATTGTGAGTGGACTTTTTTGTGTTCTTGCCACACTTGCAGTAGTGCCCATTATTCGATGCC GTGGTGGGCCTGCAGAGATGGTTGCTTCTGCTCTGGATCAGCGAATGCGAGATCATTTACTGtcaaagaataatttattttctgaaGGTGGGAATTTTGCGAGTTCATTTCAGCGGCCAATTTTGTGTATATTTGATCGGACTTTTGAGCTATCAGTTGGTATCCAGCATGACTTTAGGTATCGACCACTTGTTCATGATGTGCTGGGTTTGAAGCTTAATAGGTTGAGTGTGCCGGGAGAGAAGGGTGGGATGCGATCATATGAGTTAGACAGTTTTGATCCATTTTGGGTGGCAAATGGGTCATTGGAATTTCCTGAAGTTGCCATTGAGATAGAGACACAACTGAATAAGTATAAGAAGGATGTTGACGAGGTGAATAGACGGACAGGTGGAAATGCTGAGGAGTTTGATGGGCAAGACTTGATTGGCAATACAAAGCATTTAATGAATGCTGTGAACTCACTGCCTGAACTGACCGAGAGGAAGCAGGTGATTGATAAGCATACCAACATTGCAACAGTGTTGTTGGGTGAGATCAAGGAGAGGTCTCTTGATTCTTATGCTAAGAAAGAGTATGACATGATGGTCAGAGGAGGCATTGATCGGAATGAACTTCTAAGTGTCCTAAAAGGTAAGGGGACTAAGATGGATAAACTACGATTTGCAATTATGTTTCTAATTTCTACAGAAAGCATTCCTCAGTCAGAAGTGGAAATGGTGGAAGCAGCCCTCAGAGAGTCTGAGGTTGATACTAGTGCATTTCAGTATGTGAAAAAGATCAAGTCTTTGAATGTCTCATTGGCATCAGCAAATTCTGCCAGCAGAAGTAACATTGTTGATTGGGCTGAGAAACTCTATGGGCAGTCAATTAGTGCTGTTACTGCTGGTGTTAAGAATCTATTATCTAATGATCGGCAGCTAGCATTGACAAGGACAGTAGACGCCTTGATGGAAGGAAGGCCTAATCCTGAAATTGATTCCTATGTTCTGTATGATCCTCGAGCTCCTAAGTCAAGCTCTGGAGCAAGCCATCTGAAAGGACCATTTAAAGAAGCTATTGTATTCATGATTGGTGGTGGTAACTATGTGGAGTATGGAAGCTTGCAAGAGCTTGCACTTCGGCAGCAGCCAGTCAAGCATGTTATATATGGAACAACAGAAATTCTCACAGGGGCAGAGTTTGTAGAGCAGCTTAGTCTGTTAGGACAGAAGATGGGATTAGGTAGTAGCAGTGCTCCTCCAACCCATTAA